A single Desulfobaculum xiamenense DNA region contains:
- a CDS encoding HD domain-containing phosphohydrolase, with amino-acid sequence MSVIDEARAGAFPRVKFFDLVGAVSAVLDFISPLVVGHHHRTAYIAGALAQAAGATPEERADVVLAALLHDVGVFTLRSRIDTLQFDTDDISHMQTGYHLLAGSARFATMARIIRRHHVPFRDYERCDDDGGLLWLAGIVHLADRVDVLSPRRPGEPPDLDGIAAHIESGRGTMFIPELCRPMLDLCRSGAFWRGLGAPDRIVGLGEACAPRSTVLTPEELVEVSRLVAHVVDFRSRFTATHSRGVACVAEELGLLAGLGREEALMLHVAGNLHDVGKLAISSELLEKPGPLADDEYGVMKGHAYFTNSALSGVPGLREIAAWSGRHHERLDGTGYPFHLDGSRLDLGARIMAVADVFTALTEDRPYRSGMARPDVAKVLYAMTESGALDREVVRLVLDGYGRCNGTREEAQRMARRDFENFSSSCPIEAAPLRTGT; translated from the coding sequence ATGAGTGTGATCGACGAGGCGCGGGCCGGAGCGTTCCCGCGGGTGAAGTTTTTCGATCTGGTGGGCGCGGTATCAGCTGTGCTGGATTTCATCAGCCCGCTTGTCGTCGGGCATCATCATCGGACCGCCTACATCGCCGGAGCGCTGGCGCAGGCCGCCGGAGCCACCCCTGAGGAGCGGGCGGACGTGGTTCTCGCCGCGCTGCTGCACGACGTGGGCGTGTTCACCCTGCGTTCGCGCATAGACACCCTCCAGTTCGACACGGACGACATAAGCCACATGCAGACGGGCTACCACCTGCTGGCCGGTTCCGCGCGCTTCGCGACCATGGCGCGCATCATCCGCAGGCATCACGTGCCCTTCAGGGATTATGAACGGTGTGATGACGATGGGGGGCTATTGTGGCTCGCGGGCATCGTGCATCTGGCGGACCGCGTGGATGTGCTCTCCCCGCGCCGCCCCGGCGAACCGCCTGATCTGGACGGCATTGCCGCGCATATCGAATCCGGCAGGGGGACGATGTTCATTCCGGAGTTGTGCCGACCGATGCTGGACCTGTGCCGCTCCGGGGCGTTTTGGCGCGGGCTTGGCGCGCCGGATCGCATCGTGGGTCTCGGCGAGGCCTGTGCGCCGCGCTCCACGGTGCTCACGCCGGAGGAACTGGTGGAGGTATCGCGCCTCGTGGCGCATGTGGTGGATTTTCGCAGCCGCTTCACGGCCACCCATTCGCGCGGCGTGGCGTGCGTGGCGGAGGAACTGGGCCTCCTCGCCGGGCTTGGGCGCGAGGAGGCGCTCATGCTGCATGTGGCGGGCAACCTGCACGACGTGGGCAAGCTGGCCATCTCCTCGGAGCTACTCGAAAAGCCGGGGCCTTTGGCCGATGACGAGTACGGCGTCATGAAGGGCCATGCCTATTTCACCAACTCCGCGCTGTCCGGAGTGCCGGGCCTGCGCGAGATAGCCGCGTGGAGCGGACGCCATCACGAACGCCTCGACGGCACGGGCTATCCCTTCCATCTCGACGGATCGCGGCTCGATCTCGGTGCGCGCATCATGGCCGTGGCCGACGTGTTCACGGCGCTTACCGAGGACCGCCCCTATCGCAGCGGCATGGCGCGTCCCGATGTGGCGAAAGTGCTGTATGCCATGACCGAGTCAGGCGCGCTGGATCGCGAGGTCGTGCGCTTGGTGCTGGACGGCTACGGACGCTGCAACGGCACGCGCGAGGAGGCCCAGCGCATGGCACGCAGGGATTTCGAGAATTTTTCCAGTTCCTGTCCCATCGAGGCCGCGCCGCTGCGGACCGGGACATAA
- the cbiR gene encoding cobamide remodeling phosphodiesterase CbiR → MSYRQIVAEIQGAPRVLAAPSFVIPSGVAENCRHLAGLFPEVALLFFESDACLRYTDEDLPPWLAQLGLRYHVHLPLDLPWEDGADAAWRVVERLVSRAAFLSPQAFVLHPPARTDVLAAFADRWEGAGYDPAALLLENTRECDLARHLRLAEDRGLALCLDLGHMLAYEQEFLAEDADFARVRMLHLNAPGPGGRHLSLAALDERGQALVQRMLDRLRPDAVLTIEVFEERGLMESARVLLDMLGAVSVR, encoded by the coding sequence ATGTCTTATCGGCAGATTGTCGCGGAAATTCAGGGTGCGCCCCGCGTGCTGGCCGCGCCGTCCTTCGTGATCCCCTCCGGGGTGGCGGAAAATTGTCGCCATCTGGCGGGGCTTTTCCCGGAGGTGGCGCTGCTCTTCTTCGAGTCCGACGCCTGCCTGCGCTACACGGACGAGGATCTTCCGCCGTGGCTGGCGCAGCTCGGGCTGCGCTACCACGTCCACCTGCCGCTGGATCTGCCGTGGGAGGACGGGGCCGATGCCGCGTGGCGCGTCGTGGAGCGCCTCGTTTCGCGGGCGGCGTTTCTTTCGCCGCAGGCCTTCGTGCTGCACCCCCCGGCGCGCACGGACGTGCTCGCGGCCTTCGCGGACCGCTGGGAGGGCGCGGGGTATGATCCGGCGGCCCTGCTTCTGGAGAACACGCGGGAGTGCGACCTCGCGCGGCACCTGCGGCTGGCCGAGGACCGGGGACTGGCCCTGTGTCTGGACTTGGGGCACATGTTGGCCTATGAACAGGAGTTTCTGGCGGAGGATGCGGATTTTGCCCGCGTGCGCATGCTGCATCTTAACGCGCCCGGGCCGGGCGGCCGCCATCTGTCCCTCGCCGCACTGGACGAGCGGGGGCAAGCACTGGTACAGCGTATGCTGGACCGACTGCGCCCGGATGCGGTGCTGACCATCGAGGTGTTCGAGGAACGCGGACTCATGGAGTCCGCGCGTGTTCTGCTCGACATGCTCGGCGCGGTGTCGGTCCGCTAG
- a CDS encoding pyridoxal-phosphate-dependent aminotransferase family protein has product MDKMRLLTPGPTPLPEAVRLTLAMDMVHHRKPGFTALLGEIQKDLRWLFGTEQPVISMACSGTGAMTAAVNNLFRKGEKVIIVDGGKFGERWGEIASTHAVDAIIISVPWGKAITVDHVRSALAQYPDVKGVLVQASETSTGAMHPVRELAALTRERDVMLVVDGISAVGISPCPMDEWGVDCLLTGSQKGLMLPPGLAFLALSERAWKRVEENKPREFYFNLLGEREKIVKNSQTLFTPPINLLMGLHTCLAMFREKGLDAVFRRQWALTQMVRAAARSMGLSLLAEDDHCTWGLTSIVLPAGVDGSAVLACCAERYGVIMAGGQDRLKGRIVRFGHMGHVDFGDVLAGLYALDRAIAACGGYSASREYMETGMRAYEAALEQGLPEAFL; this is encoded by the coding sequence ATGGACAAGATGCGACTTCTCACGCCCGGCCCTACGCCGCTTCCCGAAGCGGTGCGCCTGACGCTGGCCATGGATATGGTGCACCACCGCAAGCCCGGCTTCACGGCCCTGCTCGGCGAAATCCAGAAGGATCTGCGTTGGCTGTTCGGCACCGAGCAGCCGGTGATCTCCATGGCCTGTTCCGGTACCGGAGCCATGACCGCCGCGGTGAACAACCTCTTCCGCAAGGGCGAGAAGGTCATCATCGTCGATGGCGGAAAGTTCGGCGAGCGCTGGGGCGAGATCGCCTCCACCCACGCGGTTGACGCCATCATCATCTCCGTGCCGTGGGGCAAGGCCATCACCGTGGATCATGTCCGCTCCGCACTTGCCCAGTACCCCGACGTGAAGGGCGTGTTGGTGCAGGCCTCCGAGACCTCCACCGGCGCGATGCACCCCGTGCGCGAGCTGGCCGCCCTGACCCGCGAGCGCGACGTGATGCTTGTCGTGGACGGCATCTCCGCCGTTGGCATCTCGCCCTGTCCCATGGACGAGTGGGGCGTGGATTGCCTGCTTACCGGCTCCCAGAAGGGCCTCATGCTGCCCCCCGGACTGGCCTTCCTCGCCCTGTCCGAGCGCGCGTGGAAGCGTGTGGAAGAGAACAAGCCCCGCGAATTCTATTTCAACCTGCTCGGTGAGCGCGAGAAGATCGTCAAGAATTCCCAGACGCTGTTCACCCCACCCATCAACCTGCTCATGGGCCTGCACACCTGTCTGGCCATGTTCCGTGAGAAGGGGCTGGATGCGGTGTTCCGCCGTCAGTGGGCCTTGACGCAGATGGTGCGCGCCGCCGCCCGGTCCATGGGCCTGTCGCTTCTGGCCGAGGACGATCACTGCACCTGGGGCCTCACGAGCATCGTGCTGCCCGCCGGTGTGGATGGTTCCGCCGTGCTGGCCTGCTGCGCCGAACGCTATGGCGTGATCATGGCTGGCGGTCAGGATCGCCTGAAGGGCCGCATCGTGCGCTTCGGCCACATGGGCCACGTGGATTTCGGCGATGTGCTGGCCGGGCTGTACGCGCTCGATCGCGCCATCGCCGCATGCGGCGGATACAGCGCCTCGCGCGAGTACATGGAGACCGGCATGCGCGCCTACGAGGCCGCCCTCGAACAGGGCCTGCCCGAGGCATTCCTGTAA
- the thrB gene encoding homoserine kinase, which yields MSGKGSSLYATGGGCVTLIGMAGAGKSTVGNRLAALLGWPQLDTDQLIEAHFGRPLQELADAFGRDRFVEVEDEIVSGLAVRRAVISTGGSVVYGKRCMDRLRELGPIVYLAPAREVILARVAANPDRGLAIAPGQTVEDLFNERLPLYEAAADFTVDSGRLGPDACAEAIRDWLNQREGEREA from the coding sequence ATGTCTGGAAAAGGTAGCAGTCTCTACGCCACCGGCGGCGGATGCGTGACTCTCATCGGCATGGCCGGTGCGGGCAAGTCCACCGTCGGCAACAGGCTGGCCGCCCTGCTCGGGTGGCCGCAGCTCGATACGGATCAGCTCATCGAGGCCCATTTCGGCCGCCCCCTTCAGGAATTGGCCGACGCCTTCGGCCGCGACCGCTTTGTGGAGGTCGAGGACGAGATCGTCTCCGGTCTGGCCGTGCGGCGCGCGGTGATCTCCACCGGTGGTAGCGTGGTCTATGGCAAGCGATGCATGGACCGCCTGCGCGAGCTTGGTCCCATCGTGTACCTCGCCCCCGCGCGTGAGGTGATCCTCGCCCGCGTGGCCGCGAATCCGGATCGCGGACTGGCCATCGCCCCTGGCCAGACCGTGGAGGATCTCTTCAACGAACGCCTGCCCCTGTACGAGGCCGCCGCGGACTTCACCGTGGACTCGGGTCGCCTTGGTCCCGACGCGTGCGCCGAGGCCATTCGGGACTGGCTCAATCAACGGGAAGGCGAACGTGAAGCGTAA
- a CDS encoding UvrD-helicase domain-containing protein, whose translation MELFRADLHIHSRFSRATSKALNLRSLSAWARVKGLDVLATGDFTHPAWMAEIEDMLEQDDSGLLTLRDPRRLEREIPLLEGYPLSGRVRFMLCTEISSIYKRGGRVRKNHNLVFMPTLDMAKSFTRRLAQVGNLESDGRPILGLDARDLLEMVLETGPNAFLVPAHIWTPWFSLFGSKSGFDSVEECFGDLSSEIFAMETGLSSDPDMNRMWSALDRYRMISNSDAHSGEKLAREANLFSGEMSYEGIYRALRGEALGHRFLGTLEFFPEEGKYHLDGHRACGVVMDPQETRARGGLCPVCGKPLTVGVLNRVMELADRETPLQPSGQPGFSSLVPLPEIVGEVLGVGPSSKKVQAFYGRLIARFGSELAVLQEVPLEDIAHVSTPLAEGIARMRRGQVLRQPGFDGQYGVITVFSPAERDEIRRGGSLITMPAPRAPRAVPVPRADAAVSDDASPKRETAGQGKTSGVGYNAAQKRAIAAGPGPVLVLAGPGTGKTQTLMGRIDALLDAGENPRHILALTFTRRAAAEMRRRLVDMRGEQAALPRADTLHALAFECWTSVRGEEPILLTEDASRRVFAKANPALSGHELSAAWQRLGLVRERLEEPGELADAARAYAEAKSALNLADYTDLLVFWRRSLDSGAWANPYTHVLVDEVQDLSALQLGLVRALSGRDGRGFFAIGDPNQSIYSFRGARGNVREYLEASWPGLDVVSLTENYRSSQKVLDLSRPVVPGGPALVARCDVAADLRLFAAPSAAREATWIGERVRELVGGTSHTMVDSASDSPCLAPGDVAILVRMKALIPTLRNTLERMGLPCAVPEAEAFWMDTRVAALLDAVGRTLGIDGPAADAQAERVELPERIVERGPLGIAAYLQDARPFDPLFWQGPEFRKLERAHAEHGGWQGLLNWVGLQSELDQVRAKAEKIQIMTLHAAKGLEFEAVFLPALEDGIVPFAGAGMLTGSANHAAEADEAEERRLFYVGLTRARGRLYLSHAASRTLYGRELRLSASPYLADLDAKLLTRTRVVSHVVRQTRQLGLLGGGE comes from the coding sequence ATGGAACTCTTTCGAGCCGATCTACACATCCATTCACGGTTTTCGCGGGCAACGAGCAAGGCGTTGAACCTTCGGTCGCTGTCCGCATGGGCGAGGGTCAAGGGCCTCGACGTCCTCGCCACGGGAGATTTCACCCACCCAGCGTGGATGGCCGAAATCGAGGACATGCTGGAGCAGGACGACTCCGGCCTGCTCACCCTGCGCGACCCCAGACGCCTTGAGCGCGAGATTCCCCTGCTTGAGGGCTATCCGCTCTCGGGGCGCGTGCGCTTCATGCTGTGCACCGAGATAAGCAGCATCTACAAGCGCGGCGGGCGGGTGCGCAAGAATCACAACCTCGTGTTCATGCCCACGCTGGACATGGCCAAGTCCTTCACCCGGAGGCTGGCGCAGGTGGGCAACCTCGAATCCGACGGACGTCCCATCCTCGGCCTCGATGCCCGCGACCTGCTGGAGATGGTCCTCGAAACCGGTCCCAACGCCTTCCTCGTCCCAGCCCACATCTGGACGCCGTGGTTCTCGCTGTTCGGCTCCAAGTCCGGCTTCGACAGCGTGGAGGAGTGCTTCGGCGATCTGTCCTCCGAAATTTTCGCCATGGAGACCGGCCTGTCCTCGGACCCGGACATGAACCGCATGTGGTCCGCTCTGGACCGTTATCGCATGATTTCCAACTCCGACGCACACTCCGGCGAGAAGCTCGCGCGCGAGGCCAATCTCTTTAGCGGCGAGATGTCCTACGAGGGCATCTACCGCGCCCTGCGCGGTGAGGCCCTCGGCCACCGCTTCCTCGGCACGCTGGAGTTCTTCCCCGAGGAGGGCAAGTACCACCTCGACGGGCACCGAGCCTGTGGCGTGGTCATGGACCCGCAGGAGACCCGCGCCCGTGGCGGCCTGTGCCCCGTGTGCGGCAAGCCGCTGACCGTGGGCGTGCTGAATCGGGTGATGGAACTGGCGGACCGCGAGACGCCCCTCCAGCCCTCGGGGCAGCCGGGATTCAGCTCCCTCGTGCCCCTGCCCGAGATCGTGGGCGAGGTACTTGGCGTCGGCCCGTCCAGCAAGAAGGTGCAGGCCTTCTACGGGCGGCTCATCGCCCGCTTTGGTTCCGAGTTGGCCGTGTTGCAGGAGGTGCCGCTGGAGGACATCGCCCACGTGAGTACTCCGCTGGCCGAGGGCATCGCCCGCATGCGCCGGGGGCAGGTGCTGCGCCAGCCGGGCTTCGACGGCCAGTATGGCGTCATCACAGTCTTTTCCCCTGCCGAGCGCGACGAGATTCGCCGTGGTGGCTCGCTTATCACCATGCCTGCGCCGCGCGCTCCGCGCGCCGTGCCCGTGCCGCGTGCGGATGCCGCCGTTTCAGACGACGCGTCGCCGAAGCGGGAGACCGCCGGGCAGGGCAAGACCTCGGGCGTGGGGTACAACGCCGCGCAGAAGCGGGCCATCGCGGCCGGTCCCGGACCAGTGCTCGTGCTGGCCGGACCCGGCACCGGCAAGACCCAGACCCTCATGGGGCGCATCGACGCCCTGTTGGACGCGGGAGAGAATCCCCGCCACATTCTGGCCCTGACCTTCACCCGGCGCGCGGCGGCGGAAATGCGCCGCAGGCTCGTGGACATGCGCGGCGAGCAGGCGGCCCTGCCCCGTGCCGACACGCTGCACGCGCTGGCCTTCGAGTGCTGGACCTCGGTGCGCGGGGAGGAACCAATTCTTTTGACCGAGGATGCGTCCCGGCGCGTGTTCGCCAAGGCCAATCCGGCGCTGTCCGGGCACGAACTGTCCGCCGCGTGGCAGCGGCTGGGCCTCGTGCGCGAGCGGTTGGAGGAACCGGGCGAACTGGCCGATGCGGCCCGTGCCTACGCCGAGGCCAAGTCCGCCCTGAATCTCGCCGACTACACGGACCTGCTCGTCTTCTGGCGCAGAAGTCTCGATTCCGGCGCGTGGGCCAATCCTTACACCCATGTCCTTGTAGACGAGGTGCAGGACCTGTCCGCCCTGCAACTCGGGCTGGTGCGCGCGCTGTCCGGGCGCGACGGGCGAGGCTTTTTCGCCATCGGCGACCCCAACCAGTCCATCTATTCCTTCCGTGGAGCGCGCGGCAACGTGCGTGAATACCTCGAAGCGTCGTGGCCGGGGCTGGACGTCGTGAGTCTGACCGAGAACTACCGCTCCTCGCAGAAGGTTCTTGATCTGTCGCGGCCCGTGGTCCCCGGTGGTCCAGCCCTTGTGGCGCGCTGCGACGTGGCGGCCGACCTGCGGCTCTTCGCCGCGCCAAGCGCCGCGCGCGAGGCCACGTGGATCGGCGAGCGCGTGCGCGAACTCGTGGGCGGCACCAGCCACACCATGGTCGATTCGGCTTCGGATTCCCCGTGCCTCGCGCCGGGGGACGTGGCGATTCTGGTGCGCATGAAGGCGCTCATCCCGACCCTGCGTAACACGCTGGAGCGCATGGGGCTGCCCTGCGCCGTGCCCGAGGCCGAGGCCTTCTGGATGGATACCCGCGTGGCGGCGCTTTTGGACGCCGTGGGCCGGACTCTCGGCATCGACGGCCCCGCCGCCGACGCACAGGCCGAGCGCGTGGAGTTGCCGGAACGCATCGTCGAGCGCGGTCCGCTTGGCATTGCCGCCTATCTTCAGGATGCGCGGCCCTTCGACCCGCTGTTCTGGCAGGGGCCGGAATTCCGCAAGTTGGAACGCGCCCACGCCGAGCACGGCGGCTGGCAGGGGTTGTTGAACTGGGTGGGCCTGCAGTCGGAACTCGATCAGGTCCGCGCCAAGGCCGAGAAGATTCAGATCATGACCCTGCACGCGGCCAAGGGCCTTGAGTTCGAGGCCGTGTTCCTGCCCGCGCTGGAGGACGGCATAGTGCCCTTTGCCGGGGCGGGAATGCTGACGGGAAGCGCGAACCACGCCGCCGAGGCGGACGAGGCCGAGGAACGCAGGCTGTTCTATGTGGGGCTGACGCGGGCGCGTGGGCGGCTGTATCTCAGCCATGCCGCGTCGCGGACGCTCTACGGACGGGAGCTTCGGCTGTCCGCATCGCCGTATCTCGCGGATCTCGACGCGAAGTTGCTGACGCGGACGCGGGTGGTCAGCCATGTGGTGCGCCAGACGCGCCAGCTCGGCCTGCTTGGGGGCGGGGAGTAG
- a CDS encoding DHH family phosphoesterase, with product MAYFRSIPRLDEMLALFRREERWLIIINADPDALASAMALKRIMARRVQDCGIAHINEISRPDNLEMIRCLRIPTRRLTPNVAAQYDRFALVDSQPHHSDIFSEYRFSVIIDHHPLSAEKPATADYVDIKPEYGSNSSILTQYLYNLRIRPGKLLATALLYGIKTDTSSFERSFCEADMRAFQYLSKHADHLLLRKVYRSEFHLEWLRYFCQAYFKLRLTGQGIFAYLEEVDSPDILVILADLFMRVQGAAWTVISGTTGGRVVAVFRGDGLRRDMGRFAARCFGDVGSAGGHRNAARAEIPLDAVDGVPVEVFLWNRLKTKKTRVRKPSAEAGEE from the coding sequence ATGGCATACTTCCGCTCTATTCCCCGGCTGGACGAGATGCTGGCCCTGTTCCGCCGCGAGGAGCGCTGGCTCATCATCATCAACGCGGACCCGGACGCGCTGGCCTCGGCCATGGCCCTCAAGCGCATCATGGCCCGCCGCGTGCAGGACTGCGGCATCGCGCACATCAACGAGATATCCCGGCCGGACAATCTAGAGATGATCCGCTGCCTGCGCATTCCCACCCGCAGGCTCACGCCCAACGTTGCCGCCCAGTACGACCGCTTCGCGCTGGTGGACTCCCAGCCCCACCATAGCGACATCTTTTCGGAGTACCGTTTCTCGGTGATCATCGACCACCATCCCCTGTCGGCGGAAAAGCCCGCCACGGCGGATTATGTGGACATCAAGCCCGAGTACGGCTCCAATTCGAGCATCCTGACGCAGTACCTCTACAACCTGCGCATCCGGCCCGGAAAGCTTTTGGCCACGGCGTTGCTCTACGGCATAAAGACCGACACTTCGAGCTTCGAGCGGTCCTTCTGCGAGGCCGACATGCGCGCCTTCCAGTATCTGTCGAAGCACGCCGACCACCTGCTTCTGCGCAAGGTCTACCGCAGCGAATTCCACCTCGAATGGCTGCGCTACTTTTGTCAGGCCTACTTCAAGCTGCGCCTGACGGGGCAGGGCATCTTCGCCTACCTTGAGGAGGTGGACAGCCCGGACATCCTCGTCATCCTCGCGGACCTGTTCATGCGCGTGCAGGGTGCGGCGTGGACCGTCATCAGCGGCACCACGGGCGGGCGCGTGGTGGCCGTGTTCCGTGGCGACGGCCTGCGGCGCGACATGGGCCGCTTCGCCGCGCGCTGCTTCGGCGACGTTGGCTCCGCAGGCGGACACCGCAATGCGGCCCGCGCCGAGATACCGCTCGACGCCGTTGACGGCGTCCCCGTCGAAGTCTTCCTCTGGAACCGTCTGAAAACGAAGAAAACGCGCGTGCGCAAGCCCTCCGCCGAGGCGGGGGAAGAATAG
- the polA gene encoding DNA polymerase I: MSLKDRLGFEQSPAFLIDGHAFAYRFYYAMRDMQRSDGFPTNALYLFLRMLMNLLRDEKPEYLGVFFDGKGPTFRHELYKPYKAQRPAMPEDLAMQLEPMRDAVRVLGLPLHVAEGVEADDCMASVAARVKAQCPVVIVGADKDLKQCLDDSVVLWDPDVKREKLTTIMDFRRDTGLEPAQWPDFQALIGDSADNIPGVQGIGPKSAATIMEQFPTLEALRDAIVEGKGTFTASVRRKLETGMNDAFLFRTLTTLSTEVCTGIDLAALAVKPPVYDEVEAFLAHYEFRTMLRTLPSYLPRPVVAPKPAPAPEPVPEATRPAASAAPAAQQLSLFGLAPAAPAAQPASVADAECAESAADSVTQGLCEPYVLREASEPRALPDVAGVDVGLVPTDEDGRWLVGIKGQEWAVCGTPAQLAEHLAAARRIAVPSVKDLLRADDAWRSLPAERFFDLGLACYLLSPEDRDYGWEHLRERMALEFLGMPMEGEARTAAAMAVALRGRLDAAHLSPLMSELEMPLIPVLADMEEAGIAIDTAALSAFLDEVQAELDALTVRIHERAGREFNIRSSQQMAEVLFTDLGLKPRGKTPGGLPSTAFEVLEKIRSEHPVVEDIQSWRKLEKMRSTYLEPLPRAADAAGRVHTSFNQLATATGRLSSSGPNLQNIPIRGDMGKRMRSCFTASEGNLLVAADYSQIELRVLAHFSEEPALVEAFRNGEDIHARTAALLFDRTPDAVEPDERRSAKTINFGLIYGMGPQKLAGELGISLKEAKGFIERYFERLSGLAAFYDAVEAQARTDGFVTTLAGRRRLLPDINSRNAHHQSQARRQAINTRIQGSAADIIKMAMLRAWRDEDLRSMGARLILQVHDELLIEAPRAVAERAGRRLEEIMTGIYDLSVPLVVDWGTGSNWGEAH; encoded by the coding sequence ATGTCCCTGAAAGATCGTCTCGGATTCGAGCAGTCTCCCGCGTTCCTCATCGACGGACACGCCTTCGCCTACCGCTTCTACTACGCCATGCGCGATATGCAGCGCTCCGACGGGTTTCCCACCAACGCGCTCTACCTGTTCCTGCGCATGCTCATGAACCTGCTGCGCGACGAGAAGCCCGAGTATCTCGGCGTCTTCTTCGACGGCAAGGGGCCGACCTTCCGTCACGAGCTCTACAAGCCGTACAAGGCCCAGCGTCCGGCCATGCCCGAGGACCTCGCCATGCAGCTCGAACCGATGCGCGACGCCGTGCGCGTGCTCGGCCTGCCGCTGCACGTGGCCGAGGGCGTGGAGGCCGACGACTGCATGGCCAGCGTGGCCGCCCGTGTGAAGGCCCAGTGCCCCGTGGTCATCGTCGGCGCGGACAAGGACCTCAAGCAGTGCCTCGACGATTCCGTGGTGCTCTGGGACCCCGACGTCAAGCGCGAGAAGCTGACCACCATCATGGATTTCCGTAGAGACACGGGGCTTGAGCCAGCCCAGTGGCCGGACTTTCAGGCGCTCATTGGCGACTCGGCCGACAACATCCCCGGCGTGCAGGGCATCGGTCCCAAGTCCGCCGCCACGATCATGGAGCAGTTCCCGACCCTTGAGGCCTTGCGCGACGCCATCGTGGAGGGGAAGGGCACGTTTACCGCGTCGGTGCGCCGCAAGCTGGAAACCGGTATGAACGACGCCTTCCTTTTCCGGACCCTGACCACGCTCTCCACCGAGGTCTGCACCGGCATCGACCTCGCCGCGCTGGCCGTGAAGCCGCCCGTCTACGACGAGGTGGAGGCCTTCCTTGCGCACTACGAATTCCGGACCATGCTGCGCACCCTGCCGAGCTATCTGCCCCGGCCGGTGGTTGCGCCAAAGCCCGCTCCCGCTCCGGAGCCGGTTCCGGAGGCCACGCGGCCTGCCGCATCCGCCGCTCCCGCCGCGCAGCAGTTGTCGCTGTTCGGGCTGGCCCCCGCCGCTCCCGCCGCGCAGCCCGCATCGGTTGCCGACGCCGAATGTGCCGAGTCCGCCGCCGACTCCGTCACGCAGGGACTGTGCGAGCCCTACGTCCTGCGCGAGGCCTCGGAGCCGCGCGCTCTGCCGGATGTGGCCGGTGTCGACGTGGGCCTTGTGCCTACGGACGAGGACGGACGCTGGCTGGTGGGCATCAAGGGGCAGGAGTGGGCCGTGTGCGGCACGCCCGCGCAGTTGGCGGAGCATCTGGCCGCCGCGCGCCGTATCGCCGTGCCCTCGGTCAAGGACCTGCTGCGGGCCGACGACGCGTGGCGCAGCCTGCCGGCGGAACGTTTCTTCGATCTCGGCCTTGCCTGCTATCTGCTTTCGCCGGAGGACCGCGACTACGGCTGGGAACACCTGCGCGAGCGCATGGCCCTTGAGTTTTTGGGAATGCCCATGGAGGGCGAGGCCCGCACGGCCGCGGCCATGGCCGTTGCCCTGCGTGGACGCCTCGACGCCGCGCACCTGTCGCCGCTCATGAGCGAGCTTGAAATGCCGCTCATCCCGGTGCTGGCCGACATGGAGGAGGCTGGCATAGCCATCGACACCGCCGCGCTCTCGGCCTTTCTCGATGAGGTGCAGGCGGAGCTGGACGCGCTCACCGTGCGCATCCACGAGCGCGCAGGGCGCGAGTTCAACATCCGCTCCAGCCAGCAGATGGCGGAGGTGCTGTTCACGGACCTCGGCCTCAAGCCGCGCGGCAAGACCCCCGGCGGCCTGCCGTCCACGGCCTTCGAGGTGCTGGAGAAGATCCGCTCCGAGCATCCCGTGGTGGAGGACATCCAGAGCTGGCGCAAGCTGGAGAAAATGCGTTCCACTTATCTGGAGCCGCTGCCTCGCGCCGCAGACGCCGCCGGGCGCGTGCATACGTCCTTCAACCAGCTGGCCACGGCCACGGGCCGCCTGTCCAGCTCCGGGCCGAATCTCCAGAACATTCCCATCCGGGGCGACATGGGCAAGCGCATGCGCTCCTGCTTCACGGCCTCGGAGGGCAATCTGCTGGTGGCGGCGGACTATTCGCAGATCGAACTGCGCGTGCTGGCGCATTTTTCGGAAGAGCCCGCCCTCGTGGAGGCCTTCCGCAATGGCGAGGACATCCACGCCCGCACCGCCGCGCTCCTCTTCGACCGCACGCCGGACGCCGTGGAGCCAGACGAGCGCCGAAGCGCCAAGACCATCAACTTCGGGCTCATCTACGGCATGGGGCCGCAGAAGCTGGCTGGCGAACTCGGCATTTCGCTCAAGGAGGCCAAGGGTTTCATCGAGCGTTATTTCGAGCGCCTGTCCGGGCTGGCTGCCTTCTACGACGCGGTGGAGGCGCAGGCCCGCACCGACGGCTTCGTGACCACGCTGGCCGGACGCAGGCGGCTTCTGCCGGACATCAACTCCCGCAATGCCCACCATCAGTCGCAGGCGCGGCGGCAGGCCATCAACACGCGCATTCAGGGCAGCGCCGCCGACATCATCAAGATGGCCATGCTGCGCGCGTGGCGTGACGAGGATCTGCGTTCCATGGGCGCGCGGCTCATCCTGCAGGTGCATGACGAACTGCTCATCGAGGCCCCTCGGGCCGTCGCCGAAAGGGCAGGACGCAGACTTGAAGAAATCATGACTGGGATTTATGACCTTTCGGTGCCGCTGGTCGTGGACTGGGGCACCGGGAGCAACTGGGGCGAGGCGCACTAG